From the Primulina tabacum isolate GXHZ01 chromosome 3, ASM2559414v2, whole genome shotgun sequence genome, one window contains:
- the LOC142540752 gene encoding phenolic glucoside malonyltransferase 1-like encodes MAETHENPMAADVLEHCKIEPVPDTVAELTLPLLHFDIPWLYFHPVERLLFFDFPISESFFLESIVPKLKESLLQTLKHFLPLAGNIVFPLDSSRPYSRFVVGDSVSLTIAECNKDFNHLTGNHPRVADELYACVPNLPPATHSSDAVFFPVLAVQVTLFPDHGICLGFSNHHAIGDASSIVRFIKAWASVNKFGGDSKLIDDKSLPFYDRTDVEDPEGLDSIYWNMMKKSRPVESPPISFPLNKVRATFVLTKEDVQNLKNYVLLKRPEMRVTAFTVTCALVWVCLVNVAAVTEEVADEEPEYFGFAADCRGRLDPPLPATYFGNCLAFVKAESTHGLLKGKDGFLVAVECVIKSIQKTVYNEKGILDGAEEWPVEFGKLIGKRLFGVAGSPRFDLYDSDYGWGRPKKFESASIDSDTSMSLCKSRDFEGGLEIGLSRPKKKLDTFAAIFTEILRKL; translated from the exons ATGGCTGAAACTCACGAAAACCCGATGGCCGCCGACGTGCTGGAGCACTGCAAAATTGAGCCGGTACCAGATACAGTTGCTGAGTTGACACTTCCGCTTCTCCACTTTGACATTCCATGGCTCTATTTCCACCCTGTTGAGCGTCTCCTGTTCTTCGATTTCCCCATTTCCGAGTCTTTTTTCTTGGAATCCATCGTCCCAAAACTCAAGGAATCGTTGCTCCAAACGCTCAAGCATTTCCTCCCGCTTGCTGGAAATATTGTCTTCCCTTTGGATTCGAGCAGGCCCTATTCAAGATTCGTGGTCGGAGACTCTGTCTCGCTTACTATAGCTGAATGCAACAAAGATTTCAATCACCTCACCGGGAACCACCCTAGAGTCGCCGACGAGTTGTACGCTTGTGTTCCGAATCTCCCGCCGGCTACTCATTCGTCGGATGCTGTATTTTTCCCTGTCTTAGCTGTGCAGGTCACGCTATTCCCAGATCATGGAATCTGCCTTGGTTTCTCCAATCACCACGCCATCGGAGACGCCAGCTCGATTGTTCGTTTCATAAAAGCTTGGGCTTCGGTCAACAAATTCGGCGGCGATTCGAAGCTGATAGATGATAAATCTCTACCGTTCTACGATAGAACTGATGTGGAAGATCCGGAGGGATTGGATTCCATTTACTGGAATATGATGAAAAAATCTCGGCCAGTGGAGTCGCCGCCGATCAGTTTCCCACTGAACAag GTGCGTGCCACATTTGTCCTGACCAAGGAGGATGTGCAGAATCTGAAAAACTACGTCCTATTGAAGCGACCGGAGATGCGCGTAACAGCTTTCACGGTGACCTGTGCTTTGGTCTGGGTCTGCTTGGTGAACGTGGCGGCTGTCACGGAGGAGGTGGCCGACGAAGAACCCGAGTACTTCGGATTCGCCGCCGACTGCCGCGGCCGCCTGGATCCGCCGCTGCCCGCGACATATTTCGGCAACTGCTTAGCATTCGTGAAGGCGGAATCGACCCATGGGCTATTGAAAGGAAAAGATGGATTCTTGGTGGCAGTGGAGTGTGTGATTAAGTCTATTCAGAAAACTGTGTACAATGAGAAGGGAATTCTTGATGGGGCGGAGGAGTGGCCTGTGGAATTCGGGAAACTGATCGGAAAACGCCTCTTCGGGGTGGCAGGATCCCCAAGATTCGATCTTTACGACTCAGATTATGGTTGGGGAAGGCCCAAGAAGTTCGAATCTGCATCCATCGACTCGGATACGTCAATGTCTCTGTGTAAATCCAGGGACTTCGAAGGAGGATTGGAGATTGGTTTGTCCAGGCCCAAGAAGAAACTGGATACATTTGCTGCCATCTTCACTGAAATTCTGAGGAAGCTATGA
- the LOC142540754 gene encoding malonyl-coenzyme:anthocyanin 5-O-glucoside-6'''-O-malonyltransferase-like codes for MTSLVETCRISPPQGEVPPEVSFPATYFDIVWIAYHPIRRLIFFDYTESKSSFFETHLPNLKRSLSLTLKHFTPLAGNIIHPLNTTEKPRFRYVEGDSVSLTVSESSNDFDSLVSYGARDADQFYDYVPQMPPLKDEPEHKLVPILALQVTLFPGKGICIGFTNHHSIGDASSIVSFIKTWASICKFDGSDEELMSQDYRKHKPCFDRKLIKDPLGIDAIFWNKMRQIPIQSSTFPLPTERVRATFILDESDIRKLKDLVLSKRPSAFHLSSFVIASSYVWVNLVKSGVVIGEEVDANVDEYFIFAADARARTDPPVPTNYFGNCLCGGMVKVAHGELVGNEGVAAAAEATAGVIRNKVNNKAEALKGAENWLSDFENLGEIRTLGVSGSPKFDLYRVDYGLGKARKVEVVSLDGEKYSMSLCKWRDSETGLEVGLSLPKPRMEAFAALFQNGLRLISPT; via the coding sequence ATGACGAGCCTCGTCGAAACCTGCCGAATTTCACCTCCACAAGGAGAGGTTCCGCCGGAGGTATCATTTCCGGCCACATATTTTGATATCGTCTGGATAGCTTACCACCCAATACGACGCCTTATTTTCTTCGATTACACAGAATCCAAATCCAGTTTCTTTGAAACCCACCTCCCGAATCTGAAACGATCACTGTCCCTAACTCTCAAGCACTTCACCCCTCTTGCAGGCAATATAATACACCCTCTAAACACCACTGAAAAGCCAAGATTTCGCTACGTTGAGGGGGACTCCGTGTCTCTCACAGTTTCCGAGTCGAGCAATGATTTCGATAGCCTGGTTAGCTATGGCGCGCGTGATGCCGATCAGTTCTACGATTACGTACCTCAGATGCCGCCATTAAAAGATGAACCCGAGCACAAACTAGTCCCGATTCTGGCTCTGCAAGTGACGCTTTTTCCAGGGAAGGGGATATGCATTGGTTTCACCAATCATCACAGTATTGGAGACGCGAGTTCGATTGTAAGCTTCATAAAGACGTGGGCTTCGATATGCAAATTTGATGGTTCAGACGAAGAGTTGATGTCTCAAGATTATCGTAAACACAAGCCCTGTTTCGATAGGAAGTTAATAAAGGATCCTCTTGGAATCGACGCTATTTTCTGGAACAAAATGAGACAGATTCCAATCCAATCTTCTACTTTCCCATTGCCCACGGAAAGGGTTCGCGCTACATTCATCCTAGACGAATCTGATATCAGGAAACTCAAGGATCTAGTTTTAAGCAAGAGACCAAGTGCTTTTCACTTATCATCTTTCGTGATTGCGTCTTCTTATGTTTGGGTTAACTTAGTTAAATCCGGGGTTGTAATTGGCGAGGAAGTGGATGCTAACGTGGACGAATACTTCATATTTGCCGCGGATGCAAGGGCAAGAACAGATCCACCGGTGCCTACTAACTACTTCGGCAACTGTTTATGTGGCGGAATGGTGAAGGTTGCGCACGGTGAGTTGGTAGGAAATGAAGGGGTGGCAGCAGCTGCGGAAGCCACGGCTGGAGTGATACGAAACAAGGTGAACAATAAGGCAGAAGCACTGAAAGGTGCTGAGAATTGGCTTTCAGATTTTGAGAATCTTGGGGAGATAAGGACTCTTGGGGTGTCTGGATCACCAAAATTTGACTTGTACAGGGTGGATTATGGATTGGGGAAGGCAAGAAAGGTGGAGGTTGTGTCTCTTGATGGGGAAAAATATTCCATGTCTTTGTGTAAGTGGAGAGATTCTGAGACGGGATTAGAGGTCGGCTTGTCTCTGCCCAAACCAAGAATGGAGGCATTTGCTGCTCTCTTCCAGAATGGATTAAGGTTGATTTCTCCCACATAA
- the LOC142540755 gene encoding biogenesis of lysosome-related organelles complex 1 subunit 1, whose translation MERLHPPKPGDLEASLLQMINDHNSASLKLREQTEKSKREAIRTASRVSDLLVNAVNGGVQEVFIIEKRIEMEIRALAATVARFSKQTDQWLAASHTINTAVKEIGDFENWMKTIELDCKSISAAIRNIHHS comes from the exons ATGGAACGATTGCATCCACCGAAGCCAGGAGACCTAGAAGCATCACTGCTTCAAATGATTAATGATCATAACTCTGCCTCCTTGAAGTTACGGGAACAAACTG AGAAATCAAAGAGAGAAGCCATTCGGACTGCATCGCGTGTGTCAGATCTATTGGTGAATGCAGTGAATGGGGGCGTTCAAGAGGTGTTTATAATTGAGAAGCGAATTGAAATGGAAATTCGAGCATTAGCCGCAACTGTTGCACGATTCTCGAAACAGACCGATCAGTGGCTCGCAGCTTCTCACACCATCAACACTGCTGTCAAG GAGATTGGAGATTTCGAGAACTGGATGAAGACGATTGAACTTGATTGTAAAAGCATTAGTGCTGCAATTCGTAACATCCATCATTCATGA